The Fulvivirga ligni genome window below encodes:
- a CDS encoding winged helix-turn-helix domain-containing protein produces the protein MRSYLNNLHKAFENRIRLGVMSALAVNESVDFNTLRDLLGVTDGNLASHLKSLEKVKFIEVKKTFVGRKPNTSYVMTKAGKKAFEEHLDALEKLIKEQSR, from the coding sequence GTGAGAAGTTATTTAAATAATTTACATAAGGCTTTTGAAAACCGCATAAGGCTGGGCGTAATGTCTGCTTTGGCGGTGAATGAGTCCGTAGATTTCAATACGCTAAGGGACCTGCTGGGTGTAACGGATGGTAACTTGGCTAGCCATCTGAAATCCTTGGAGAAAGTGAAGTTTATAGAGGTAAAAAAAACCTTTGTAGGAAGAAAGCCGAACACATCCTATGTAATGACTAAGGCGGGAAAAAAGGCTTTTGAAGAGCACTTAGATGCGCTTGAAAAATTAATTAAGGAACAATCTAGATAA
- the creD gene encoding cell envelope integrity protein CreD: MEQQIEKTPLEKLNNGIKNSVMLKVFTITIIGLLLLIPTSSIKSLISERQFNQTHVIEEVSSKWGGEQSLIGPVLSIPYKSYYKSDNVMKYAIHHAHFLPEKLIVNGEVEPNMLERSIYEIILYNAKIQVSGAFNKPDFSKWDIRPEDILWSDAYLTIGIPDMSGVREEIKVNWDGSPEAVEAGVTNHDITSSGVTCHIPLVDSLQADGHKFDFNLDLNGHKSLNFVPLGKSSQVKLASTWPHPSFNGNFLPSERDVTDDGFTAEWKVFSLNRNFPQQWLNNTHAVSGSSFGVDLILPVDDYQKNMRSAKYALLIVAFTFVIFFLVEVLNKKKFHPFQYILVGLALILFYSLLLSFSEHQGFDVAYLISSVATVALITMYVSAVMKDWKITVITSVLLCVIYFFIYIILQLQDFALLVGSVGLFAALAVLMYFSRNIDWYNINRRPVEA, encoded by the coding sequence ATGGAACAACAAATAGAGAAAACACCGCTTGAGAAGCTTAATAACGGAATTAAGAATTCTGTTATGCTGAAGGTATTCACCATTACCATTATTGGATTACTGCTGCTCATACCTACATCCAGCATCAAATCTTTGATCAGTGAGAGGCAATTCAATCAGACTCATGTCATTGAGGAGGTAAGCTCTAAATGGGGAGGTGAGCAGAGCTTAATAGGCCCTGTATTGTCCATCCCTTATAAGTCTTACTATAAATCTGATAATGTGATGAAATATGCGATACACCACGCCCATTTCTTGCCAGAAAAGTTGATTGTGAATGGTGAGGTAGAGCCCAACATGTTGGAGAGAAGTATTTATGAGATCATACTTTACAATGCTAAAATACAGGTGTCTGGAGCTTTTAATAAGCCTGATTTTTCTAAGTGGGACATTAGGCCTGAGGATATTCTTTGGTCAGATGCTTATTTGACTATTGGCATTCCGGATATGTCTGGTGTAAGAGAGGAGATAAAGGTAAATTGGGATGGAAGCCCAGAAGCCGTGGAAGCTGGTGTTACCAATCATGACATTACCAGCTCGGGTGTAACCTGCCACATTCCTTTGGTAGATTCTCTTCAGGCTGATGGGCATAAATTTGACTTCAATCTGGATTTAAACGGCCATAAATCTTTGAATTTTGTTCCACTAGGCAAAAGCTCTCAGGTGAAATTGGCTTCTACCTGGCCTCACCCCAGTTTCAATGGAAATTTCCTGCCGAGCGAAAGAGATGTGACTGATGATGGTTTCACAGCAGAATGGAAAGTATTTTCTCTCAACAGAAACTTCCCTCAACAGTGGTTGAATAATACACACGCTGTGTCAGGATCAAGCTTTGGTGTAGACCTGATTTTACCGGTAGATGATTATCAGAAAAACATGCGGTCTGCTAAATATGCTTTACTTATCGTAGCCTTTACTTTCGTGATCTTCTTTTTAGTGGAGGTGCTCAATAAAAAGAAATTTCATCCTTTTCAATACATTTTGGTTGGCTTAGCTTTGATACTTTTCTATAGTCTGCTACTCTCTTTTTCAGAGCACCAGGGTTTTGATGTGGCCTATCTTATTTCCAGTGTAGCTACAGTTGCCCTTATTACCATGTATGTTTCGGCAGTAATGAAAGATTGGAAAATTACCGTCATCACCTCGGTGCTGCTTTGTGTTATTTACTTCTTTATATATATCATCCTACAACTGCAGGATTTTGCCCTGTTGGTAGGAAGTGTTGGCTTGTTTGCGGCTCTGGCTGTGCTAATGTATTTCTCTCGAAATATAGATTGGTACAATATCAATCGAAGGCCTGTAGAGGCGTAA
- a CDS encoding calcium/sodium antiporter, translating to MWVYILFVIGFIFLIKGADLLVEGASSIGRKFNISSLILGLTIVSFGTSLPELLVNIIASYNNNPEIGVGNILGSNIANILLILGVAALINPLPITKNTYFIEVPFSLTATLLVGFLANASLFGKTNDFLISQYDGFILIFFFILFMGYVYIVSKQKKSEFDSDEFKEMPMAKSVLLILIGMVGLFFGGQWVVDGAVQMARAMNMSEGFIGLTVIAIGTSLPELVTSAVAAFKKNTDIAVGNVVGSNIFNLLWILGISSIIKPIPYDVISNADIFMIIASSTALILAVVIGKKPIISRWEGLFFLIAYAWYITFLVERG from the coding sequence ATGTGGGTTTATATTTTATTCGTAATTGGATTTATATTCTTAATTAAAGGGGCTGACCTCCTGGTTGAGGGTGCGTCTTCTATTGGGAGAAAATTCAATATATCCAGTCTTATTCTTGGTCTTACCATTGTTTCCTTTGGTACTTCGCTACCCGAACTTCTTGTAAATATTATAGCCAGTTATAATAATAACCCAGAGATTGGTGTAGGAAACATTCTGGGGAGCAACATAGCTAACATACTCCTGATATTGGGAGTGGCGGCTTTGATTAATCCACTTCCAATAACCAAAAACACCTATTTCATAGAGGTGCCTTTTTCGCTTACAGCTACACTTTTAGTAGGCTTTTTGGCGAATGCGTCACTTTTTGGAAAAACCAATGACTTTCTTATTAGTCAGTATGATGGGTTCATTCTTATTTTCTTCTTCATCCTGTTTATGGGCTATGTCTACATTGTTTCCAAGCAGAAAAAGTCAGAGTTTGATTCCGATGAGTTTAAGGAAATGCCCATGGCAAAATCCGTCCTATTGATTTTGATAGGTATGGTTGGGCTGTTTTTTGGTGGACAATGGGTGGTAGATGGAGCCGTACAAATGGCCAGAGCTATGAATATGAGTGAAGGTTTTATTGGACTTACAGTAATTGCCATAGGAACTTCACTGCCTGAATTAGTGACATCTGCGGTTGCTGCTTTTAAGAAGAATACAGACATAGCCGTTGGTAATGTAGTAGGGTCTAACATCTTTAATCTGCTATGGATATTAGGAATTAGCTCTATTATAAAGCCCATACCTTATGATGTAATCAGCAATGCTGATATTTTTATGATCATAGCTTCCAGTACGGCTTTAATTTTAGCCGTAGTGATAGGTAAGAAACCCATTATTTCTCGCTGGGAGGGTTTATTTTTCCTAATTGCTTATGCCTGGTACATTACTTTCCTGGTAGAAAGAGGCTAA
- a CDS encoding phosphatase PAP2 family protein, whose amino-acid sequence MITAYRRLKIELSRHKSEYVIFLISLIIPTIICILSLNAFLEITEKMRADELLNFDNHITDFVYQYRSEGFTKVVTFITDLGDVTAYLIIIPIIAALLYFRGHRWKVALQATLVLSTSFLLNIGIKEILARPRPIEDMRLVAIHTHSYSFPSGHSMSAMAFYGFLVYLTYKYMKNRWAKIGLIVLEISLIIMIGLSRVYLGVHYPSDVLAGFLGGFIWIIVCIVIFKFINFYRKRRNEKVQPGGMTPETEEE is encoded by the coding sequence ATGATTACAGCGTACAGGAGACTAAAAATAGAGCTAAGCCGACACAAAAGTGAATATGTGATTTTCCTTATTTCACTGATCATTCCTACGATAATATGCATATTATCTTTGAATGCATTTTTGGAAATAACGGAAAAGATGAGAGCAGATGAGCTCTTAAACTTTGATAACCACATCACTGATTTCGTTTATCAATATCGCTCTGAGGGCTTTACCAAGGTAGTCACCTTTATTACAGACCTGGGGGATGTAACGGCCTATCTTATCATTATACCCATAATAGCTGCATTATTATATTTTAGAGGGCATCGTTGGAAGGTAGCTTTGCAGGCAACGTTGGTTTTATCTACCTCATTCTTATTAAATATTGGAATCAAGGAGATATTAGCAAGACCCAGGCCGATAGAGGACATGAGGTTGGTGGCTATTCATACCCATTCTTATAGCTTTCCTAGCGGCCATAGTATGAGCGCCATGGCATTTTACGGTTTTTTGGTGTACCTCACTTACAAGTACATGAAAAATCGGTGGGCCAAAATTGGTCTTATTGTACTAGAAATTTCATTAATCATTATGATAGGCCTTTCTCGGGTATACCTTGGAGTACATTACCCTAGTGATGTGCTTGCTGGATTTTTGGGTGGTTTCATCTGGATCATCGTCTGCATCGTGATCTTTAAGTTCATTAACTTTTATAGAAAAAGGCGAAATGAGAAGGTACAGCCCGGCGGCATGACACCAGAAACAGAGGAAGAGTAA
- a CDS encoding 4-hydroxy-3-methylbut-2-enyl diphosphate reductase, with protein MKKFDIPEYYKSSITGKIKEARRIMDPRKKDFTPTELDFGPVKFYIARHFGFCYGVENAIEKSYKALEENPDKKVYLLSQMIHNQEVNKDLQSKGIEFIMDTDGTQFIPWDQLNPEDVVIIPAFGTTLEIEKKLEDIGIEIQQYNTTCPFVEKVWKRSSKLGDEQHTIIIHGKHNHEETRATFSHSAEKAPAVIVKNLSEAEQLGEVIKGNISKEEFYQLFEGKYSEGFDPEIHFNRVGVVNQTTMLATETQEIADYIKNVMVELYGDDHKDHFADTRDTLCYATNDNQDATYGLLEQDADLALIVGGYNSSNTSHIVELCERKFPSYFINSASEIKSEKEIRHFNYSKKELLTTENWLPNQEPVKVILTSGASCPDTLVDEVMLKVLSFFENTLSIEELMNEFNIK; from the coding sequence ATCAAGAAATTTGATATACCAGAATATTACAAGTCATCCATAACGGGTAAGATAAAAGAGGCTCGTAGAATTATGGATCCGCGTAAAAAGGACTTTACACCTACGGAGTTAGATTTTGGGCCCGTGAAGTTTTATATAGCTCGTCACTTTGGGTTTTGCTATGGTGTAGAAAATGCCATTGAAAAAAGCTATAAGGCACTGGAGGAAAATCCTGACAAGAAGGTATATCTACTTAGCCAAATGATTCATAATCAGGAGGTAAATAAAGATTTACAGTCCAAAGGAATTGAGTTCATTATGGATACTGATGGCACACAATTTATTCCATGGGATCAGCTGAATCCAGAAGATGTGGTGATCATCCCTGCTTTTGGTACCACCCTGGAAATAGAGAAAAAGCTTGAGGATATTGGCATAGAAATACAGCAGTATAATACCACATGCCCTTTTGTGGAAAAGGTATGGAAAAGGTCTTCCAAGCTTGGAGATGAGCAGCACACCATCATTATTCATGGTAAGCATAACCATGAAGAAACCCGCGCTACTTTTTCTCATAGTGCAGAAAAGGCGCCTGCAGTAATTGTAAAAAACCTGAGCGAAGCGGAGCAGTTAGGTGAGGTGATAAAGGGTAACATTAGTAAAGAAGAATTTTATCAGCTCTTTGAAGGCAAATATTCAGAGGGCTTTGATCCAGAAATACATTTTAACCGTGTAGGCGTGGTGAATCAAACCACTATGCTGGCTACGGAAACTCAGGAGATAGCAGATTACATAAAAAATGTGATGGTAGAACTTTATGGAGACGACCATAAAGACCATTTTGCCGACACACGTGATACACTTTGCTATGCCACCAATGACAATCAGGATGCTACTTACGGTCTACTAGAGCAAGATGCTGATCTGGCCCTAATTGTAGGAGGGTACAATAGCTCTAACACCTCTCATATTGTGGAGCTTTGTGAAAGAAAATTTCCTTCTTACTTCATTAACTCTGCTTCTGAGATTAAGTCTGAAAAGGAAATCAGGCACTTTAACTACAGTAAAAAGGAATTACTGACCACTGAAAACTGGCTACCTAATCAAGAGCCTGTAAAAGTTATTCTTACTAGTGGTGCGTCATGCCCTGATACACTTGTAGATGAAGTAATGCTGAAGGTTTTATCTTTCTTTGAGAATACCCTTTCTATTGAGGAGCTCATGAACGAATTCAATATTAAATAA
- a CDS encoding SdpI family protein — MSTSLISYLLTGPLMLLISILFYAFPPKAINHVYGYRTKRSMKNQQTWDEANRYANKLMLWFFIAITVIEGLIFLFVSYQTGLTIASAMIVLALILVVMLTERHLKKSF; from the coding sequence ATGAGCACCAGTCTGATCAGTTATTTGCTAACCGGCCCTTTGATGCTACTGATTTCTATTCTTTTCTATGCGTTCCCTCCAAAGGCGATCAACCATGTATATGGCTACCGAACAAAACGCTCGATGAAAAACCAGCAGACCTGGGATGAAGCAAACCGATATGCCAACAAGCTTATGCTATGGTTTTTTATAGCGATAACGGTGATTGAGGGCCTCATTTTCTTATTTGTGAGCTACCAAACCGGATTGACAATAGCTTCTGCAATGATAGTTTTAGCTCTCATTTTGGTAGTAATGCTAACAGAACGCCACCTTAAAAAGAGTTTTTAA
- a CDS encoding sensor histidine kinase, translating to MNFKNFRINILLRVFLILLMAFGMAYCWLYTEWWFTPAVLFIILIIVVVNLVLYIEKTNIRLTHFLLSIKQGAFTSSFQGNKNGAVEAHLSAALNDIIKEFQKLNLEKESQFQYLKTLNENIGVGLISYSEDGNIEMLNPAAKNLIRKPFLRNIDELKSIDSHLFETIKKLKPEEKQVIKTYIGGEMQQLSVQLKEFVVQQKSFKLILIQNLLFELDQKEVEAWQKLIGVLTHEIMNSVTPIASLSAAINAQLKDQDINTLTAEDGDDIYTSLDTVEKRSKGLIKFINTYKEFSKTPDLTLRPFNLVEVVKRITQLLEPDMQQAEIKHTIHAESQDIKVNGDQNLIEQVIINLLKNAIEAIDDSERLIDIKIYHDLHRVRLSISNSGSGLSPTDIEKVFIPFYTTKKSGSGIGLSFARQIMKLHNGGISARSENGTTTFTLTL from the coding sequence ATGAACTTCAAAAACTTCCGTATAAACATCCTATTACGGGTATTCCTCATCTTGCTCATGGCTTTTGGAATGGCCTATTGCTGGCTCTATACTGAATGGTGGTTCACACCGGCGGTGCTTTTCATTATATTGATCATAGTAGTTGTAAATCTGGTACTCTATATTGAAAAAACGAATATCAGGCTTACACATTTCTTGCTGTCCATTAAGCAAGGCGCTTTTACTTCATCTTTTCAAGGCAATAAAAACGGCGCCGTAGAGGCTCATCTCAGTGCGGCACTGAATGACATTATAAAGGAGTTTCAAAAGCTCAACCTGGAAAAAGAAAGTCAATTTCAGTACTTAAAAACGCTGAATGAAAACATAGGTGTAGGGCTGATAAGCTACAGTGAAGATGGCAACATAGAAATGCTCAACCCAGCGGCCAAGAATCTGATCAGAAAGCCTTTTCTAAGAAACATAGATGAATTAAAATCAATTGATAGTCATCTTTTCGAAACCATCAAAAAGCTAAAACCAGAGGAAAAACAGGTAATCAAAACCTATATAGGTGGAGAAATGCAACAGCTGTCCGTGCAGCTCAAGGAATTTGTGGTTCAGCAGAAGTCTTTCAAGTTAATACTCATCCAAAACCTGCTATTTGAGCTGGATCAAAAAGAAGTAGAAGCCTGGCAAAAATTGATCGGCGTTCTTACTCATGAGATAATGAACTCAGTTACTCCAATCGCCTCATTAAGCGCAGCTATTAATGCGCAATTAAAGGATCAAGATATCAACACATTGACCGCTGAAGACGGTGATGACATTTATACCAGCCTGGATACCGTGGAAAAAAGGAGCAAAGGGCTGATCAAATTTATTAATACCTATAAAGAATTCTCTAAAACCCCGGACCTGACGCTTAGACCTTTCAACCTGGTGGAGGTAGTAAAAAGGATTACTCAACTGCTGGAACCAGATATGCAGCAGGCCGAGATTAAACATACTATACATGCTGAAAGTCAGGATATTAAAGTTAATGGAGATCAAAACCTCATAGAGCAAGTTATTATTAACCTATTAAAAAATGCCATTGAAGCCATTGACGATTCAGAACGATTAATCGACATTAAAATATATCATGATCTTCATCGTGTGCGTTTGAGCATTTCCAACAGCGGCTCTGGCCTGTCCCCCACGGATATAGAAAAGGTGTTTATTCCTTTCTACACAACCAAAAAGAGTGGATCAGGCATTGGACTCAGCTTCGCGCGGCAGATTATGAAATTACACAACGGCGGTATTTCTGCTCGCTCCGAAAATGGAACAACTACCTTTACCTTAACCTTATAA